ccgccaagatggtctgccccccccgaaaaaccctctcccctctaaagtctctctctctctctcccaccctcgcactcatgtccctccagccaaaacacatgcccattgtcctccgcacctgggaaGAATGCTacataagagaaaggagtatctctctttcttacattcttcattcaaggttaagcacacagtttttgcagacaaccaaaagaacaCAAttagaagaaaaacactagctgttttgtaatatgattatgaaataaaataagtaacacttaaattcggatatatgtaaatatctgcctccgacaatagccaatcagatcacaagttgttgacagtagcctatctaggtagcctgatgttaaggagactgtgattggatactcacttgtcattccaaagggaGTATCCAataacaagtttcaatttagcaggaagcgggaagtgttgcgccgtagccagataGGGATAgcagaaaagaaaacaaaatgttgattaggtggcagatatatatactatattgccaaaagtatttggacacctgccttgactcacatatgaacttgaagtgccattccattcctaacccatagggttcaatatgatgcacctttattacagcttcaactcttctgggaaggctgtccacaaggttggggagtgtgttcataggaattttccaccattcttcaaaaagcgcattggtgaggtcacacactgatgttggtcgagaagacctggctctcagtctccgttctaattcatcccagagGTGTTTttaatcgggttcaggtcaggactctgtgcaggcaagtcaagttcatccacgccagactctgtcatccatgtctttatggacctccaaactgttcccacaaggttgggagcatggaattgtccaaaatgttttggtatcctggagcattcaaagttcctttcactggaactaaggggccgagcccaactcctgaaaaacaaccccacactataattcctcctccaccaaatttcacactctacACAATGCCGTGCGAAATGTAGCattttcctggcaacctccaaacccagactggtccatcggattgccagatggaaaagtgtgattcatcagtccagtgaacgcgtctccactgctctagagtccagtggcgacgtgctttacaccactgcatccgacgctttgcattggacttggtgatgtatggcttagatgcagctctctgcgtactgtacgtgggctaattggaaggtcacatgaagtttggagctctgtagcaactgactgtgcagaaagtctttgcacttcaGCATgctctgacccctctctgtcagtttacgtggcctaccacttggtggctgagttgctgttgttcccaaactcttccattttcttataatgaagccaacagttgactttggaatatttaggagcgaggaaatttcacgactggatttgttgcacagatggcatcctatgacagttccacgctggaaatcactgagctcctgagagcggaccattctttcacaaatgtttgtagaaacagtctccatgcctaagtgcttgattttatacacctgtggctgagCCAggagattaggacacctgatttaaatcatttggatgggtggccaaatacttttggcaatatagtgttatTTGCGAGGCCAtttttgaagaaggatatttaaagaaaaactacatcttgtgagacgatgtcggccaaccccggaagctgactcagctgttctggcgatgaaatgctcgccatttccactcgaataagccgacaaggggtaccactggcttatacaacgtcgaataggtcctactaattgtgagttcaaatatttgatttttCCCActtttaatatgatttttttaaattttaattttgacaataccacataagatatgttttaattgatttttaaatgcggctgaaaataacccgttttgtacactgttgatgtgatccaATGAATggccagtagggcgtaaatgtgttcctgtatagtattactccagcaatggtcatgtggtgacatcaatgatggtattttgagaggtaatctttgaagtcggacatcactgaaggcctaagtgGGAAACGTACGGCCTGCCACTGCTaacaaatgtaatatttacaaatttCCAAAAGATGGTGCTGTTGTAACATCAAGAAAGTTTGTGTCATTGTCATCTTAATTGAGTTGATAcaaaaaaacattagtaaaagtgaccaacaaataaaaaacaagttttttttattgccTATTGAGGTCAGGTACAACAAAAAGTTACTTGTGATATAATTCGTTATGTCCCGCCATCAAATAACCTATGTGGTAATTGCGTAGAACTCTTCAAAAGGTAACAGTTGAAGAATATCACGCATGGCATGGCCTGCGATTGTCCAGAGAAGCACAAGAATGACCTTTTCAGTACAGTTTTATGCttttttacacacttttccacgaTGGCCTTCATAATTTCCACAAGTCAGTAAAATATTAGAAAGCTATTTCTTAAGAATACTTCTCCAATGCTTTGAACCCACCACCTAGCAACTTAATACATTTTGTTCCCATGAGTTGTGAGACTTTGGAATGAAAACATAAACTGGCCCATGACACGGCTCAGTCACTGTCTGATTCACTGGAGactgaggaggaggaagaggagctttcctctttcttcttcttctgccttTTCTTGTGATGCTTCCCGTGCTCCCGTTTACTCTTCTTACTTTTCTTCTTGTGGCTCTTCAGTTTCTTTCTCTTTCTTCGCTCCTCGTCATCCGATGTGGAAAGGGACCTGCtgcgcttctttttctttttagtgGCCTCATCGTCATCGTCACTTGAAGCTGAAGAAGACCTGAGAAGCAAACGagccctaaatatttatatttgaaaAGTGTAGTTAATTTAAGTTGTATACTGCAGTTGAATAATACTATAATACAGTTCCAAAGGTGGCAACAATGATCAGTAAAAGTGGTTGACAACCACCAATGGAGAATAAGTTATGTCCACCATGTTTTGATAAACTACATATATAATTACaataagagatgtccgataatatcggcgctgccaatattatcagccgataaatgctttaaaatataatattggaaattatcggtatcggtttcaaaaagaaaaatgtatgactttttttaaaacgccgctgtacggagtggtacacggacgtagggagaagtacagagcaccaataaaccttaaaggcactgcctttaaggtttgaccaagtatgcaacgcatacttggtcaacagccatacaggccacactgagggtggccgtataaacaactttaacactgttacaaacatgcgccacactgtgaacccacaccaaacaagaatgacaaacacatttcgggagaacatccgtaccgtaacacaacataaacacaacagaacaaatacccagaaccccttgcagcactaactctttcgggacgctacaatatacaccccccgctactccctacccaataataataataatgcactttgtgacttcaataataaatatggcagtgccatgttggcatttttttccataacttgagttgatttattttggaaaaccttgttacattgtttaatgcatccagcggggcatcacaacaaaattaggcataataatgtgttaattccacgactgtatatattggtatcggttgatatcggaatcggtaattaagagttggacaatatcggaatatctgcaaaaaagccattatcggacatctctaattacaatatATTGGTGTCTACCTTAGCAGATGCAATACTCCTCTACAAAGTTTTGTGGAAACCATTTAAAGTTGTTTTTCCAATGAGGCAGGCAAGGCAACAAACAAAAACCGAACCTACCCGCCACTTTTCCAagtaaaaatacaattacaaagcTCATAcatgtacagtgcatccggaaagtattcacagcaattcctttttccacattttgttatgttacagccttattccatggAAATGGAACAAATTAATTTTCGTCctcaaattctacagacaataccacatcatgacaatgtgaaaatttattttttatttagccaATGTATTCAAACTAAACAAAATCACATGTATAtaggtattcacagcctttgatcaatactttgttgatgcacctttggcagcaattacagcctttttgaatacgatgccacaagcttagcacacctatctttgggcagttttgcccattcctctttgatgCACCTCTTAAGTTCTATCAGATTTGATAGGAagcgttagttttcatccaggatgtctctgtactttGCTGCCTTCATCTTAGTTTATTTAGgggggtgaccaagaacccggtggtcactctgtcagagctacagcattcttctgtgaagagaggagaaccttccagaagtacAACAATCTCCACAGCAATCTACCAATctggcctgtatggtatagtggccagatggaagccaattcttagtaaaaagtttgccaaaatgaacCTGGAAAAACTCTCAGATCATGAgaaaggcatcatgtttggaggaaaccaggcatcgctcatcaccaggccagtaccatccctacagtgaagcatggtggagacagcatcatgctgtggggatggttttcagcagcaggaagtgGGAGACTAGTAAGGATGAATGGAAAGACAaatgcaacaatgtacagagacaacCTGGATAAATAAACGCTtcgcatccaacctgatggagcttgagatgtgctgcaaagaggagtgggtgaaactgcccaaaggtaGGTGTGCCACGCTTgtagcattgtattcaaaaagacttggggCTGTAATTgtagccaaaggtgcatcaacaaagtattgagcaaaggctgtgaatacttttttagtttgaataaattggcaaaataaaaaaaaacattttcacaacacagcttgtttgttttttttaaatacatttgcatacctgccaacttttgaaatcagaaaaacctagtagccagggtccaggggccgcaggccccggtaggtccaggacaaagtcctggtggggggttcaggcccgacgcaaaatgattattagcattcagacaggttaaaatgttgctaaaaccatcacttttctatcagtcacagtggcttttcaaaacaaaaatattacagcaaaaatcatatgggttgattgacatgtttattctgtaagctaacttcaatagtttgaaattattttgacagttaatgccagttatcctgtcaacctttcacaagacttcaatttgttaattgaaaggataaacagtataaacactttttacagtaaacaaatggtaaaacagtactaaacaattccattaaaaaaaaaaattggtgtcattattaactttctgtccaagcttgtataatctactgccttgttcaattgtaaaaaatattctgtgcctaaaattcacatttctatcacaattatcatactgtaaacatggtaagctaacttcatcaaaattaatagtcctgtcaatagcatggaattacaattcaaatgtagtttttttgtaagcctttcaaaataattcaaaatatgaaaaattaatgaaaattaatttaagccatcagacacttgaaaagtggcacatcacatctctaatgtaatcattttaacttttcaaaagaaatagcactgcaaaaatattaaggacatacttctgtattttggtagttatgctgtcaacatttaacaagatttcttcaactttgacttgaaagcataaatagtataaacacttttaacagtataacaacgtggtcttttacatcgctaattcctccgtgtccgatcgaaaaatcttgtctgcacaaggtgcaattcgcgtagttttcaccctttttggaacggataattattcccggataggcttttgaatattcttcacggaatgactgcagttttcttttcggtttaagacttgtttgcgatttttctccggctgattccatgatcgttcgctcgtttggaaacaatggcaactggtgcctcgtgcttggcagcggtgctataaatagccttgcgcatggcattcggaatggctcgataggaagttacgggaagcagtgtcgattgtcattgttgttacgcgatttcgtgaataaaacttttttttttctttttaattaatgaaaaaccgtattttttaccactgcaaccgtaacccggaataggttgatgaaaaccgtactaattacgggaaaaccggagtagttggcaggtatgcatttgaAAACTGCAACATTACAAAATGTGGAATAAGTggagcactgtgaatacttttccGGATTCATTGTAGAAGAACTGTAGTTGTGTGACGCAAAAAATTTAATCTACCTCTTTCTTGTTTTTCGGTCTTTGCTCTTCTTCTGCTTGTGCCTCTCTTTTCTACGATCGTCGGCTGGAGAGTCTAACACAGGGAAAGTCAGACAGAAATACAGGCAACAAAAGAAATTACTAATAATAGACCAAATAACAATCAGCAGTATAAGCAACAACACATTGCAGACAACATCAGTGTTTCTCACAGGACTGTAATCTATTTgtggttagaatagaatagaagaatagaatggactttattgtcattatatttgcatataacgagattaaggactccaacttaaggtgtggtagtgggaacaaacatggggtaaaaataaattacacaagaggtaatatagaaaaaactaagaattgaaataaacagactactatccaataaaaataataagcaatcctgtacaatatacaaaacactagaaatacaaaatattgtacaatatacagaacaagacaagagtactggagtaataaataacaatcagtgtcggacgtattgcactcgaagggtaatattgcacagtagggtattagggtaggatattgtatagggattGGTTGGGGTGTAGGGGGCATGTGTGGTCTGTTAAGAGGCAGCGTTACAATGCAAACCGCCACCTAATGTGCTGAGTTGAAAGGACAAGCTACATTTACAgaaagtcccattataatgtgtttatgagcaagGGCAAACAGGTAGCACCAAATCCAACTGTGGCAAGCATCATGTTTATCAGATCACTTACAACTTATCAAGGGGTACTTTTAAAGTGTGATTACGGTGATGTTGTCTTACCTCCATGGCGCGGCCCGCTTCTGCCCAGCTTCTCAATGCGTTGAACAGGAGGGGCTTCCTCTTCACTCTCCTCAGTGCTGGTGCTACTTACATCCAGAACTATGTCTTTCTGGGGGTCAACTCTCACAAAGTTTCTGCACTCAAATGTCAAGTGGCCCGCTAAAAACATGGAGGTATGGACttgaattaatatatatatgatattaatgTAGACAAGTGGTACAGAAAACAAATGGATGCATTGTATGGAGGTATGGGTACCGAATCCGGTCCTTTTTTAGCACCGATCAAATCTAacgctattgtagtggcgttctgtacaaaaagtacactttaatttagtgttgttttgataagtcatcttggtgacatcaaaaGTGcccttatagcttgttttaaaatgtctgacaatcttgcactttctgttttggaaatgacatgaatgtttgtgccactgcttaataactgtttaacaaatacagttttggtaaattgacttagttgtgatttccctctctgcatgaaagtttaaaaaatgagcatatattaatgcagtatgaacaagaatgttttaatgtagacacatagaatcatcatactggtgtgattatatgcatcaagtgttcattcaaggctaaggcaaaatatcgagatatagatcgtgtatcgtgacatggcctaaaaatatcgagatattaaaaaaaaggccatatcgcccagccctactctgcttcttcctactacttttcgaacatgttgaatagagaaactggacattgtgatgtatcatgttgtatgcagaggtgggtagtactagtaacgcactacatttactacgttacatctacttgagtaacttttgggatgaattgtacttctaagagtacttttaatgcaacatacttttacttgagtatatctatagagaagaaacgctacttttactccgctccatttatctacattcagcgtggcgcagtggaaaagtggctgtgcgcgacccgagggtccctggttcaatccccacctagtaccaacctcgtcatgtccgttgtgtcctgagcaagacacttcacccttgctcctgatgggtgctggtagcgccttgcatggcagctccctccatcagtgtgtgaatgtgtgtgtgaatgggtaaatgtggaagtagtgtcaaagcgctttgagtaccttgaaggtagaaaagcgctatacaagtacaacccatttatcatttatttatttactcgttactgatttttatcgatctgttaatgcacgctttgtttgtttcggtttgtcagacagaccttcaaagtaggatgtatcgcatgcctgcgtttcaccaatcaaatggacggcgtggcgcagtggaagagtggccgtgcgtgacccaagggtccctggttcaatccccacctagtaccaacctcgtcatgtccgttgtgtcctgagcaagacacttcacccttgctcctgatgggtgctggttagcgccttgcatggcagctccctccatcagtgtgtgaatgtgtgtgtgaatgggtaaatgtggaagtagtgtcaaagcgctttgagtaccttgaaggtagaaaagcgctatacaagtacaacccatttatcatttatttatttaaatacagtcactggtgacgtccgACTCtgcttcaccaatcaaatacagtcactggtgacgtttgactctgtttcaccaatcaaatgcagtcactggtgatgtttgactccgtttcaccaatcaaacagagccaggcggtcacatgaccgcctggtcaacaacaacaagcttaagcttacatgaactcaacatcaaatatgaggaagcacatcgcggtaagtaacgttagtagatattttggctgtcactgtAGGCTGATGtttgcttccctgctatgaatcactgtcaaatgtacatcgtgtggggacatttattaaaggggaacattatcacaatttcagaagggttaaaaccattaaaaaaatcagttcccagtggctaattttatttttcgaagtttttttcaaaattttacccatcacgcaatagccctaaaaaagcttcaaagtgcctgattttaaccatcgttatatacacccgtccattttcctgtgacgtcacatagtgatgccaacacaaacaaacatggcgcatagaacagcaagctatagcgacattagctcggattcagactcggatttcagcggcttaagcgattcaacagattacgcatgtattgaaacggatggttgtagtgtggaggcaggtagcgaaaatgatattgaagaagaaactgaagctattgagccatatcggtttgaaccgtatgcaagcgaaaccgacgaaaacgacacgacagccagcgacacgggagaaagcgaggattggtatgtttttgtttggcattaaaggaaactaacaactatgaacgaggtttacagcatatgaaatacatttgggaacaacatgcactttaagagtgcagacagcccaattttcatcaattaatatattctgtagacataccctcatccgctctcttttcctgaaagctgatctgtccagttttggagttgatgtcagcaggccagggaagctagggtcgatattcttctcttgatcatcttcggtggcataagggacggtgtgagccaagacatccagggggtttagctccctcgtctgcgggaacaaactgccgccattgcttgccgtgctaccgaggtcttttgtccctgaattgctcacacactccggcagattcaatgggggtctggcggcagatttctttgactttatcgatggaaaagcatctgctttgagtgtcgcaggatatccacacattcttgccatctctgtcgtagcatagctttcgtcggtaaagtgtgcggaacaaacatccaatttcttgccactttcgcatctttgggccactggtgcaacttgaatccgtccctgttcgtgttgttacaccctctgacaacacaccgacgaggcatgatgtctccaaggtacggaaaacagtcgaaaaaaactgaaaataacagagctgatttgactcggtgtttgtaatgtgtttgagaaaatggcggattgcttcccgatgagcgaataatagaaaggcgtttaattcgccaaaattcacccatttagagttcggaaatcggttaaaaaatatatggtcttttttctgcaacatcaaggtatatattaacgcttacataggtctggtgataatgttcccctttaacgcacTGCAGCGTCATAGAcatacagagacacacacactcacgcatgcatagaaacaccaatcaaaagtgcacagtgtgttcccaggtgcagcccacacctatcagtttatggtttgcgtaaaggctaacttgttattttcctttgtaatctctgcctactgagacTATGGTGCTGTTAacttattgtggctcaatttgccttacatttttttatgttaatgtattattattatttaatatatattattgttttagttgcttaagagatattcctggctctgaatttgctcattgctatttttatgtttttgtgcattatttgttgccatcatcattaaacgaacaggttactcatcagttactcagtacttgagtagttctttcacaacatactttttacttttactcaactaaatatttgggtgactactccttacttttacttgagtaataaatctctaaagtaacagtactcttacttgagtacaatttctggctactctacgcaCCTCTGGTTGTATGCATGCATCTTCCAAatgaactcaaactcaactcaaccccTAATAATTGGCATGAAACATTTTTAAAGGAAACAAACCAGGAAGACATGACAGTTAAACCCAATGTATTGTAGAAAAGCTAGGAAAATGTTTACTTACGATATCCACATTTTTTGCACCCAGCTCTGATGTTGTCCTTATTCGGGCCTGgataataattgaaaaataagAGTTTAGAGTGTGTCAACTAAACAAGGCATCACAGCAGGGAATCATTTTAGATACGTTAAAATTACGTTTAAAAAAATTAGCGCCACTACTTACACCGAAGGAGAGCACTGTTTAAGCTAGTAAAAGCAACTTCAATAGCGAACACAATTTTGGAGTACATTTACTCATAAAAAGTCAACTTGTACACAAACATAATGATTTAAATCATAATACCTACCTGGAACAGCCATTGTCGTAGGACGAACAAAGCACCGCAAAACTAGCTAAACAAGTCTTGCCGTCCGCCACTCAAAATAGGACCGGAAGGAAAAATTGCTAGAAAGTTCTTTCCGTCATGTGTTCCCTTATTTGTGTCCTCCTCTTGACACAAGAAAAACGTGCGTTTTTTTGTTCATATCCGTGTTATTAATTTCTTTGTAGCACTTTTTATTGCTGATAAATATATGATGACAACACTGTGGATGTTGAACATATTAAACACCAGCCACAAAAGAGCAGAAAGCACGATAAT
This is a stretch of genomic DNA from Nerophis lumbriciformis linkage group LG14, RoL_Nlum_v2.1, whole genome shotgun sequence. It encodes these proteins:
- the srek1ip1 gene encoding protein SREK1IP1, whose amino-acid sequence is MAVPGPNKDNIRAGCKKCGYPGHLTFECRNFVRVDPQKDIVLDVSSTSTEESEEEAPPVQRIEKLGRSGPRHGDSPADDRRKERHKQKKSKDRKTRKRSSSASSDDDDEATKKKKKRSRSLSTSDDEERRKRKKLKSHKKKSKKSKREHGKHHKKRQKKKKEESSSSSSSVSSESDSD